ATTTTATTATTGTGGACTTATTATTCCTCAATCATTTTATATTTGGGTGCGGAATTTACAAAAGCTTATGCTATTGCCTATGGCTCAGAGATTCGCCCTTCAACTTACGCGGTAACTACTAAGGAGATTGAAGTGGAAACAGGCCATAATTCCATTCAGGAGAATGCCTCCTGAGCAAGATTTACTAAACCGACTCAATAATAACTATGAATAGTGTTAACGAATTGAAAGATAGTGTCCTGCAAAAGGAAGAACTCATTGCAGCGATGCAGCTCGTGGAAGAAAGAACTGCAACCTTAAAGGCAATTATCGATGGTTCGGATGATGCGATTATCAGTAAAAATCTTCAGGGGATAGTGACCAGCTGGAACCCCTCGGCTGAGCGAATCTTCGGCTACAGCGCAGCGGAAATGATAGGGGAGCCCATATTGAAACTGATTCCGGCCGACAGGGTGGATGAAGAGTCTGATATTTTAAATAGAATGAGGGCGGGTGAACGCGTGAATCATTTTGAAACCAAAAGGCTCACGAAAAACGGCGATCTTATTGATGTGTCACTGACCATTTCTCCAGTTAAAAATGCTACCGGGCAGATTATTGGAATCTCTAAAATCGCGAGGAATATTACCTTCCTTAAACAGGCGGAAGAAAAAAGTGCCATACTCAATGCCATTATAGAGTCAACTGATGACGCGATCATTAGTAAAGACCTTAATAGCATCATTACCAGTTGGAATATTTCTGCGGAAAGGATATTTGGTTATACAGCAGAAGAAATGATTGGCCAGTCTATATTAAAGCTTATTCCTACAGACCGTCATCAGGAGGAAACAATGATCCTCAGTCAACTGAAAAAAGGGGAGCGGGTAGATCATTTTGAAACCAAAAGAATGACTAAACATGGAGTGTTGATTGACGTTTCCCTAACGATCTCTCCGGTAAAAGATAAAGCCGGAAACATCATCGGTCTGTCTAAGATTGCCAGGGATATTACCGATAGAAAGCTGGATGAACAGCACAAGAACGATTTTGTAGCCATTGTTAGCCATGAGCTAAAAACGCCGTTGACTTCTATCAGATCCTATATTCAACTGGCACTGACCAAAGTCAAAAAACAACAGGATGGATTTACTGAGGATGTTTTGACCAGAGCAAATGCACAGACGCAGAAGATGGGTATGATGATTAACGATTTTTTAAATCTTTCCCGGTTAGAGGAAGGTAAAATGTCTTTAAATACCTCCCGATTCCTATTGTCTGATTTGGTTAATGAGGTGATTGGGGAAGCACGTCTTTTCGCTCCAAGTCATGTTATTGCCTGTCAGCGCTGCCCTGAAGCGACGATTCAGGGAGACCGGGAAAAGCTCGGCCAGGTGATGAACAATCTCCTGAGTAATGCTGTTAAATATTCTAACCCAGGTACAGCGATAAATATTTACTGCGATAGAGAAAAGGAAAAAGTGAAGATCAGTTTTGCTGATCAGGGTATGGGAATTTCAACTGAAGATCAGCAGCATTTGTTTGAACGGTTTTATCGGGTTGCAGACGGACATGCGAAAAATGTTTCCGGCTTCGGGATTGGCTTATACCTTGTCGCAGAAATTCTGAAATTGCATGGCAGCGAAATCAGGGTGCACAGTGAGCCTGGTAAAGGATCGGTATTCTCTTTTGAATTGCCATTTGAACCCGTTGCTTTTAGCGCAGTGGATGCATCCGTTTAGTTAATTTTGCTCCTGGTCTGATTCCATGTATTTTTTTATCTCTGATTCAATCTTTGCACAGGAAACCAAAAAAGGCTTATTGGTGATTTCTACAGCGACTAAATCTCCTTCAATAGCATAGTTACCACGAAAGGTAAAACCCATCGTAGAAAAGGAGAATTCGCCATTATTTTCATCTCCCTGGAAAAGACCATGTTGATTTGCAATAGCGGTTTCCAGGTTCCTGATCATTTCGGTCTTAGACCTGGTATAATCAATTGTGAATTTACATGCCATGGTAGATGAATCTATTTATTAATAGAACACCTGGCTCAGTCATTTGTTTAGGAATGGTATCAACTATTTAAATTCATTAAACCCCATTCGGACTTTAACAGCGCAAATTGATATTCGTTGATCCACTTACCGTCGATAAAGACATTTTCTATGAAGTAACCTTCTTCTCTGAAACCTAAGTTTCTCAGCAAGGCTATAGCAGCCTCATCTTTAGCATTCACCGTTTTTACAATCCGGTTAACTCCTGCATTTTTAAACAGGAAAGACAAGGCCGCAGATACCGTTTCTTTTGCATAGCCTTTGTGCTGTCCGGTAGGAGAGATGTTGATGTTAATTTCGGCTATATGCTGGTTGTTTTGTCTGAGTTTAAAGGCGAAGTCACCAATAATCTCATCATTAGCCTTGTTTTTTAAGAAATACTGATTCCAGCTTTTAGCTAAACCCAGTTCCTGATTCGGAGCGCTTATGGTTTCAAAATCTGAACCCGAAAATCCGAAGTCCAGGTCCGGTGTTTCCATTTTAGACGCTGTTTCTACAGTGCTTTCTGTTGCTTTACCGGCATTTAAAGAACCGGCATAAACACTGTTTGAAACCGCTTTCCCATCATCTTTGATAAAAGAGATATAGGCTTCCATGCGTTCTCCTGCATGGGCTGCATCGATACGGATACTGTCTGTCCCTTCAGCTCTTTTTGATCCGATCAAATGATAACAGCTTACTTTTAATGCAGGGAAATAAATCATTAGCATGGCACGGTCGTTATCATATTGATAGGACAAATCAGCCGGTACTTCCCAGCTAAATTCGATTTCAGTACCATCGACGTTCTGATTGATGACAGGATTAACCGCTACAGGAAGATCTCCCATACTCACAAGCACTTTAGTATAATCCAGGCTGATGTTTGGATATTCCCCTTGAAGGGCATTCAGTTTATTATAAGAAACGGCTTCATTATACTCATTTTTGTCTGTTCCGACAATCGCCAAACGGAATCCGGACCGGATGACAGGG
This region of Pedobacter steynii genomic DNA includes:
- a CDS encoding PAS domain-containing sensor histidine kinase; its protein translation is MNSVNELKDSVLQKEELIAAMQLVEERTATLKAIIDGSDDAIISKNLQGIVTSWNPSAERIFGYSAAEMIGEPILKLIPADRVDEESDILNRMRAGERVNHFETKRLTKNGDLIDVSLTISPVKNATGQIIGISKIARNITFLKQAEEKSAILNAIIESTDDAIISKDLNSIITSWNISAERIFGYTAEEMIGQSILKLIPTDRHQEETMILSQLKKGERVDHFETKRMTKHGVLIDVSLTISPVKDKAGNIIGLSKIARDITDRKLDEQHKNDFVAIVSHELKTPLTSIRSYIQLALTKVKKQQDGFTEDVLTRANAQTQKMGMMINDFLNLSRLEEGKMSLNTSRFLLSDLVNEVIGEARLFAPSHVIACQRCPEATIQGDREKLGQVMNNLLSNAVKYSNPGTAINIYCDREKEKVKISFADQGMGISTEDQQHLFERFYRVADGHAKNVSGFGIGLYLVAEILKLHGSEIRVHSEPGKGSVFSFELPFEPVAFSAVDASV
- a CDS encoding GNAT family N-acetyltransferase, with amino-acid sequence MGKLMNGIFGGFHGRIGNLVGYTLKGKHIVRKIGISTKPLTPARKANCQKMKVVNEILSPSLPVIRSGFRLAIVGTDKNEYNEAVSYNKLNALQGEYPNISLDYTKVLVSMGDLPVAVNPVINQNVDGTEIEFSWEVPADLSYQYDNDRAMLMIYFPALKVSCYHLIGSKRAEGTDSIRIDAAHAGERMEAYISFIKDDGKAVSNSVYAGSLNAGKATESTVETASKMETPDLDFGFSGSDFETISAPNQELGLAKSWNQYFLKNKANDEIIGDFAFKLRQNNQHIAEININISPTGQHKGYAKETVSAALSFLFKNAGVNRIVKTVNAKDEAAIALLRNLGFREEGYFIENVFIDGKWINEYQFALLKSEWGLMNLNS